The window AGCGGGCTGCCCCATTAGTTACTTTAATGATACTGTCTGGAGGAGGGAAAAACCCCAATAGGGTTTTCTCCCCAAATTCAATTTCCCTCGCTATGCTTTAGAATCGGGGTGGCTGCCCTCCCCACAAAGAAGTGGGATTTCCAGCGCAGGCTGCACAGCCAGGGGCAGGGCCAGCACCCGGCGGAGCCGCCGGGAGGGCGGATGGAGGCCTGGCCGGGCCTTCTCAAAGCGGGCGCGGCAGGACACACCCTTGGCTTCCTGAACTTGGCTGCGTCATgtgggagggggcggggccttCCACACCAATCACAAGGCGGGGAGATGGAGCCACCCCCAAAGGGGCGGGGCCTTGCTGGTGACATGGGAGGAGGGCGGGGCTTCCTCAACCGTCAGAGtcggagggggagaggagagctCTTCCGGTCTCACCTCGGCTCTGCGGCCTGGGGCCCCTTGCGCCGGGGGTGGCGTTGGGGCCGCCGCCACGTCCTCTCCCGTTGTCTTCCCGCTCCTCTCCGCGCTCTTAGCCCCTCCTTGTAGCTCGGCTCGCCTCCGGGAAGCCCGGAACGCCGCTAATCGTTGCTCCATGGGGCGCACCCCTCACCAGGCCGGTGAGAGCGGCGGCCTTGGGACCTCGGGCCTTGGGCTGGGCCTCGTGTGCGCACGCGCCACCCTTTTCCACTCTACGCGCCGACTCGCTCTCAGAGGCGTAGGCTGTCGTACGCATGCGCAGAAGGGCGCGCTCGGAAGTCTGGAAAGCCGAAGCAGAAGTCACGTGGTGCCCCGAGCGGCGCGGGGCTCGTCCTGTCAAAGCACAGAAGTTCGAAACCCCCATTTTCCACTTCTACTAAAACCCCAAACTAAACTCCCATGTCTTCATCTAGAACCCACTACCCTAGATGGCATATTAAGAGAGCAACAAGAAAGGCTTTTCTGTCCTGAGACagcagaatttaaaataaatctttgttgaattcCCAGAATATGTAGTGTTACACtcagtttagatcaatgtatgccatggaaacaatgtaaagactgataaattacCTTctgggggggagcaagattaggggggaaattgtaaaactcaaaatctgtcaaaaaaaaaaagaatatgtagtgttagagttggaagggacctcagaaatcatcttaGCTAAATCCTGCATTATACAactagaggagagaaaaaataactcTCCCACAGTCCCATGGCTAGTGATGGATTTGTTGCATTAAATCCGGTTGATGTCATGCCCGGCTCCCATAATGGACCTAGAGGACAGTGATGTCTTTTCATGGACTGAGCTGATCTTGGCCGGCAGCTGCCAGGGTTGCTATGGTTACTTTCCTGTATTCACTCAGCCAATTACCAaacttgttttttgcaagacaatggagttaagtgacttgtccaaggctacacagctaggtaattattaagtgtctgaggtcaaatttgaactcaagtcctcctgactccaagggctggtgctctagccactgcaccacctagctaccccagtaaatacacttttaaatttaatctgcatcattaaaaattttctccattattttcttaaatccagacaatcattaaaatattaagaCTCATCTCCCATttgaatttaagttccttgaagtcagaactattttttattttatccccatCGTTTAATTTAGATCCTGATacttaatacttgttgattgatttccaaaaaaaaaaaaaaagtcatttgactTGGCCTACAATGGAGCCACAaaacacaattctttcttttcagaagacacacacacacaaacacacacacacacacacatatatatatacatatatatatatatacacat is drawn from Macrotis lagotis isolate mMagLag1 chromosome 5, bilby.v1.9.chrom.fasta, whole genome shotgun sequence and contains these coding sequences:
- the SAYSD1 gene encoding SAYSvFN domain-containing protein 1, encoding MEQRLAAFRASRRRAELQGGAKSAERSGKTTGEDVAAAPTPPPAQGAPGRRAEVRPEELSSPPPTLTVEEAPPSSHVTSKAPPLWGWLHLPAL